Within Deltaproteobacteria bacterium, the genomic segment AAAGCGGTATGATCCGCAAGGCATATTCTGAAAATTCAGAGGAAAAAACACCAGTCAGAGCTTTGTGAACAAAGGCAGACAGGATATAAAACAACGGCGGCTGAAACATCTGCCATCCTTCCGTAGCAAGGGGAATGCGCATATTTTCAGATATGTATGTAATATATTGCATATGGCCTTTAATATCCATGCCGACATCCAGAGGAATTTTTGCAACGTTGTTGACGGCCATGATGATCCATAAAGCAATGATCACCCAGCGAACCCTCAAAGCCGACGGCCGAAAGATCATTGTCCAGGCGAGACGCGTGGGGTGTGAAGGAAGCAGGGTGCAAAGGAATGCCAGCATAAATATAGGCAAGTATAAATGTAAATTCGCGATGAGGGCCTGATCCGCGCGTTGAAAACTGCGCGAAAGCGGCAGTGGTGGTGTGTCGTTGACAGGCAAGGCTTTATGCCATGATTTACCATCAATACTTGCTTCCCAGTGTTCACCGGTAACAATTTTCAGTGGTGTGCAATAAGCGATAAGAGCAGGATGTCCGTTATGGTTCTGCACTGCAACATACAACTCGTGGACCCCCGGTGAAAGTCCTGATGTGAGATCGAGTCGCCGTTCTTTTTTCCATTCATGAACAAGGGACTGGCTCCCCCTGTAGATAATCTGCCCGTCAAGATAGATTGCCGCCACTTTCATTGCACGGAAACGCAAAACGGCCTCATTCAGCGGCTTACTTACCTCGAAGGTGGTGCGGAAAAAAGTGTTAAGTGATTGATCCCACCGTATCTTCAGTTTTGTCTGTTCACGAAAGCGAATCCATTCCGCACCCTGCTCAGAGCATAAAAACGCGATATCACGGTCTGTAAGAGCTTTCAAGACCATGAATACGCCTGTCACGAGAACAAAGATCGCCATACCGATCACGTATGCTCTTCGATGCCGATCCTGTCCCGATATGGTTTTCCCTAAATGATCAATATTCATCTTTGCAGCAAGAAACAAACGGATAGCGAGTCCGGCCTTATGTGCCTGCGATTATGTTACAGACGGCGCGAAGCGGTTCGATCATTTTTTTACGGCCTTTATTAACAATACGGCTGATAACGCGCGGGGCATGATGATGGCATCAATCCGTGCGAGACCGGCATACAATCTGTTGGTCCATCGGAAGAGACGCATCATGACGCTCGCAGGCTTTGATTTCTTTCCCCTGATTTGCGCCTTACCTCTTGATCTCTGAAGGGTGGAAATACATGCCGTGACCATGAGCATGGTCATCTTTTCGAGAGGTCCCAGCACTTTCCGAATCAACAAGGGGTCGAACCCGACCTCTATCAACAAGCGTTCCATTTCAAGAAGCTCATAACGGCGGTAGTGGTTTACGAAACGGTCATCAAAGGAAAAATAAAAATGTCGGTGTGGAAACGTGACAACAAGGCTGCCCCCACGCTTTGTCACTCCGGCGATTTCCCTCAGGGCCTTTCGGTCATCTGCGAGATGTTCCATGACCTCGGAAGAAACGGTGTGGGAAAAGGCATCTGCCTTGAATGGCAGGTTCATGCCATCGGCCACGACATAATGCCCTTTGCCATGGATCTTCTTTAATGTTCTGAGAGCCGAAAAGGACAGGTCGGAATAAACAACCTCATTTCGGGAGGTCAAAACGGGAGACATGCCGCTCCCTATCTCAAGAAAAACCCCTTCTGTTTCATTTCGCATCACCTTCTCAACGGCACGCTTTCTGAGAAGATAGTTATACAGGTAGTTCTTCAGTGCAATATATTTCTCATCTTCAAAGAAATCCGCAAAACGGTTGTCGTTTGATAACGTCATGGGTGGTTCCTGGGAAACATGTTCGATCTGACGATCCCCGTTTTTGACAGGCGAAAAGTCAGCGCCGTCATGAGACAGCCCATTCCATATTTCACGCTGCGTTGAAAGTTGATTGATGACGATTCCGCAAAGTATTTTGTGGGACAGCTGATCTCGGCGATGGTATAATCGAACCAGATGATCTGGGCCAACATCTGGTTGTCGAAGACAAAATCGTCGGAGTTTCCCTCGATGGGAAGACGCTCAATAAGCTGTCTTGAAAATGCGCGGTATCCCGTGTGATATTCGGAGAGCTTCGCGCCGAGAAGCACATTTTCCACGAAGGTGAGAAAACGGTTGGCCACATATTTCCACAGGGGCATCCCTCCCCTGATGGCATATCCCCCGAGAATTCTCGATCCAAGAACGCAGTGATAAAGACCGCTTCCAATCATGGAGGCCATGGCGGGAATCAATTTCGGTGTGTACTGGTAATCGGGATGGACCATGATGATGATGTCCCCCCCCTCTTCCAGGGCCATTCGGTAACATGTCTTCTGATTGGCCCCATAGCCGCGGTTTCTGTCGTGAACATGTACCCTGGTACGGGGAAGAGCCCTGGCAATGGCCGATGTTTCATCACGGCTCGCGTCGTCCACGAGAATCACCCTGTCAACGATCCCCTGCTCCATGACCTCACTATAGGTCATTTTCAGAGTCTGCGCCGCGTTGTAGGCGGGCATGACGACGATAACCTTTTGATTCTTGAACATGCGTATTCCCTCTCTGCTATTATGTGATATATTGAATTTATTGTCTCTTGTCCAGAGGCAGATGCATCTTCAGCGAACGCTTTTGCCGTCTGACCGACTTCTCCAGCTCATCCTCGGCCTTTGTGAGGTTGTCTTTGGCCTCCCTGTAAGCGGGATCGAGCCGGAGGGCTTCCCCGAATCGGCTAACGGCCTCTTCATATTGCCCCCGGCAGGCTAAAGCCACACCAAGATTGTTTAGCACCCTGGCATCACCGGGACTGATCTCCAGTACTTTATGGTATTGGTTAATGGCCTTCTCAAAAAGTGACTGTTTCATGTACACGATGCCCAAATTGTTCTGCGCATCGATATAATCCGGTCTGATCCGAAGGGACTCCTGGAGATGAACCTCCGCCTGTTCATAATCTCCCCGAACAAGATAATAATAACCCATGCCGTTTTGCGCCATATGGTTATCTCGCGTTACCTGGAGGGCATGGCTAAAAACCTTTTCAGAGTTTTGCCAGTGGCTTACCTGGTAGCAAGAAACCACCGCCAGAGCAGCGATCACTCCCGCCGACAGGAAAATGAAAATCCCATGGTGTCGTGAAAATCTCGAAAAGAGATCGGGAACGCCCCAGGCCACCATAATGAAGATCCCTATCATAGGAACATAGGCATACCGGTCTGCCATCGCCTGGTATCCCACCTGTACAATTCCGATGACGGGCACCAGGGTCAATATGTACCACATCCAGCCGACGGGCAAGTACGGCCGGCGTTTCGCACCCCATAAAACGAAAGCGGTCAGTCCCGTCATGAGTGAGGCGGAAAGAATGATCTGTGACGGAGAGATGACCTCCCTCCAGGGATAGAAAAACGCCAATTCGACAGGCCAAACCATTTTCTCGAGGTAGACTCCGTAAGAGACCAAGGCATTGGCGATTCTCCCTTCAAGAGGAAAGGCAGATAGAGACTTGACGGCACCGCCCATGTCTGCAATGTATAGCGTTACAGAGGCGGATATGACAGACAGGAGAAGAAGAGGAATTTTTTCCCTGATGAGACATAAAGCCACCCTCCTTTTTGAGCCACTTTTCACTTCATACAGTACTGTGTTGCTTTTATCCGTCTCTCCGGCAGAAAAGCGCCTAAGGGGCCAGTAATCAATCAAAAGCAGGACGACAGGGAGTGTGATCAGCATGGGCTTCGCCATGAGACCTGCAGCAAACAGAAGGATCACGATGAGATAGCGCCTCCAGCCGGGATGGGTGGCATACCCTGCATAGGCCCATATCGTCGCAAACCAGAAGAAGGTGCTGAGGACATTTTTCCTCTCCGCCACCCAGGCGACGGATTCCACGTTTATGGGATGGAGTGCAAACAGGGCCGCGGCAAAACCGCTCCTGACTGTGGTCCCCGTCATCCGCCTGAGGAGGAAGAAAAGCAGGAGGGAATTGGTCAGGTGAAGCAGAACATTGGTGAGATGATAGCCCCCTGCGTAAAGACCGTAAAGAGAGGAATCCGCCAAAAGAGAAAGCCATGTCAGGGGATGCCAGTTGGTCGTATCGGTGGTCGTGAAGGCCCAAACGATGTTTCGGCCGGACAGACCCTCTCTGACATGGTGGTTCTCCGTTACATAGATGTTGTCGTCGCAGGCGACAAAATCAAAGTGGTGTACTGGCCAGTAGACGGTAAGGACTGTTGCTGTCAGAAGCAGGCAGACGATAACCTCCCTGGAAATCTTCAAGCTTTTTTCCATAGCCCATCACTCATCCGTCATCCGTGGATTGGTCATTTTCTTTAAAACCTCCTGCAGATTCCGCCGGGCCTCCCCATAATCGGGCTGGATTCGAAGCGCTTCCGAAAAATGAACAACGGCCTCCTGGAGGTTCCCCTGATGGGAAAGAACCATGGCAAGATTATGATGGGCGCCGGCATGGTCCGGATCAAGCTG encodes:
- a CDS encoding class I SAM-dependent methyltransferase; its protein translation is MTLSNDNRFADFFEDEKYIALKNYLYNYLLRKRAVEKVMRNETEGVFLEIGSGMSPVLTSRNEVVYSDLSFSALRTLKKIHGKGHYVVADGMNLPFKADAFSHTVSSEVMEHLADDRKALREIAGVTKRGGSLVVTFPHRHFYFSFDDRFVNHYRRYELLEMERLLIEVGFDPLLIRKVLGPLEKMTMLMVTACISTLQRSRGKAQIRGKKSKPASVMMRLFRWTNRLYAGLARIDAIIMPRALSAVLLIKAVKK
- a CDS encoding glycosyltransferase family 2 protein, coding for MFKNQKVIVVMPAYNAAQTLKMTYSEVMEQGIVDRVILVDDASRDETSAIARALPRTRVHVHDRNRGYGANQKTCYRMALEEGGDIIIMVHPDYQYTPKLIPAMASMIGSGLYHCVLGSRILGGYAIRGGMPLWKYVANRFLTFVENVLLGAKLSEYHTGYRAFSRQLIERLPIEGNSDDFVFDNQMLAQIIWFDYTIAEISCPTKYFAESSSINFQRSVKYGMGCLMTALTFRLSKTGIVRSNMFPRNHP
- a CDS encoding tetratricopeptide repeat protein, encoding MEKSLKISREVIVCLLLTATVLTVYWPVHHFDFVACDDNIYVTENHHVREGLSGRNIVWAFTTTDTTNWHPLTWLSLLADSSLYGLYAGGYHLTNVLLHLTNSLLLFFLLRRMTGTTVRSGFAAALFALHPINVESVAWVAERKNVLSTFFWFATIWAYAGYATHPGWRRYLIVILLFAAGLMAKPMLITLPVVLLLIDYWPLRRFSAGETDKSNTVLYEVKSGSKRRVALCLIREKIPLLLLSVISASVTLYIADMGGAVKSLSAFPLEGRIANALVSYGVYLEKMVWPVELAFFYPWREVISPSQIILSASLMTGLTAFVLWGAKRRPYLPVGWMWYILTLVPVIGIVQVGYQAMADRYAYVPMIGIFIMVAWGVPDLFSRFSRHHGIFIFLSAGVIAALAVVSCYQVSHWQNSEKVFSHALQVTRDNHMAQNGMGYYYLVRGDYEQAEVHLQESLRIRPDYIDAQNNLGIVYMKQSLFEKAINQYHKVLEISPGDARVLNNLGVALACRGQYEEAVSRFGEALRLDPAYREAKDNLTKAEDELEKSVRRQKRSLKMHLPLDKRQ